The nucleotide sequence CAGAGGCGCGCCGAAGATGCTGGACTGATCGAACTGCACCACTTGTTCGTGGCTCATGGCACCGACGCCTTGGCCCTCCTTGGCGTTGGTGGAGATACCCGACAACACCTGGAACAACGCGAAGAAGAACGGCATCTGGATCAGCATCGGCAGACAGGCCGAGAACGGGTTGGTGCCGTGCTTCTTGTACAGCGCCATCTGCTCCTGGGCCATGGCCTGGCGGGAGAGCTGATCAGTCTTGCCCTTGTACTTGGTCTGCAGCTTCTTCAAGTCCGGCTGCAGCAGCTGCATGCCGCGCTGCGCCTTGATCTGCTTCACGAACACAGGAATCAGGGCAGCACGGATCACCAGCACAAGGCCGATAATCGACAAGGTCCACGTCCAGCCGTTGGCGGCGGGCAAGCCGATGAAGCTCAGTCCGTCGTGGAAGGCAACCATGATGATTGACACCAGCCACTTGAACGGAAACATGATCGTTCCAAAGAAGTCCATACGATATCCCTATTCGTTAGGCCGCAGTGCGGCCTTCTTCATCAGCCTGAGCAGCCAGGAACTGGTCCGGATTGTTCAGTACAACAATTGTGGGCGTCCGGCCTTCGGGCCAATGACGATGGCCGGCGGGGACATGGTCCACTCCACCGGCGTTCCAGGGGTGGCATTTGGCGAGCCTCCTGGCTGCCAGCCAGCTGCCCTTCACGGCGCCATGCACCGTCACTGCTTCCAAGGCATATGCCGAGCAGGAGGGAAAGAAGCGGCAAACCTGGCCG is from Paenarthrobacter nicotinovorans and encodes:
- the yidD gene encoding membrane protein insertion efficiency factor YidD, with protein sequence MAQFHAMLRPNTTAPQRKGHRVHDISTAVVPSSSDPSGKVPRRSLSAAVGTFLWELPRNILIILLKTYRKVISPLYGQVCRFFPSCSAYALEAVTVHGAVKGSWLAARRLAKCHPWNAGGVDHVPAGHRHWPEGRTPTIVVLNNPDQFLAAQADEEGRTAA
- the yidC gene encoding membrane protein insertase YidC; protein product: MDFFGTIMFPFKWLVSIIMVAFHDGLSFIGLPAANGWTWTLSIIGLVLVIRAALIPVFVKQIKAQRGMQLLQPDLKKLQTKYKGKTDQLSRQAMAQEQMALYKKHGTNPFSACLPMLIQMPFFFALFQVLSGISTNAKEGQGVGAMSHEQVVQFDQSSIFGAPLSASLLHGGAGGNDVTVWVLSIVMIVAMTASQFITQKQIMAKNMSEEAMASPFMRQQKMMLYILPLVFGIGGINFPIGVLIYWTTTNLWTMGQQFFVIRRMPTPGSPAAKALEERRAAKGLPPLLGGKKAADAAAEAEAAAAAAAEARAQRVQPQRKNRKKK